Proteins from a genomic interval of Apium graveolens cultivar Ventura unplaced genomic scaffold, ASM990537v1 ctg3098, whole genome shotgun sequence:
- the LOC141700921 gene encoding uncharacterized protein LOC141700921 has product MASGSRFSFEDMQNPLFLQPSDGPNSINVTKLQGSSDYRAWRRSMEIQLASKRKLGFVQGTEVRSLTDATEAIQWETCNNMVISWLHNNISDSINKSILFVNSASEIWKVLEKRFQLNNGSRKYKLARDLFHIQQDHRSLVEYYTEISTVWEELEAMNTMPVLTNITPEVAAFVKALDTQKQEARLFQFLNGLDEDYNAQ; this is encoded by the coding sequence ATGGCATCGGGAAGCAGATTCTCGTTTGAAGATATGCAAAATCCGTTGTTTCTTCAACCGAGTGATGGACCGAACTCCATTAATGTCACGAAGCTTCAAGGTTCTAGTGATTATCGAGCGTGGAGACGATCTATGGAGATTCAGCTTGCATCGAAGCGAAAATTAGGCTTTGTTCAAGGAACAGAGGTTCGAAGCTTGACAGATGCAACAGAAGCAATCCAGTGGGAGACTTGCAATAATATGGTAATTTCTTGGTTACATAACAATATCTCCGATTCAATCAATAAATCAATACTGTTTGTTAATTCTGCAAGTGAAATCTGGAAAGTACTTGAAAAACGTTTTCAATTGAACAATGGATCTCGTAAATACAAGCTTGCTAGGGATTTATTTCATATTCAACAAGATCACAGATCATTAGTTGAATATTACACTGAAATAAGCACTGTATGGGAAGAATTGGAAGCTATGAACACTATGCCTGTTTTAACTAACATTACACCTGAAGTAGCTGCGTTTGTTAAGGCATTAGACACTCAGAAACAAGAAGCTAGATTATTTCAGTTTCTaaatggtctggatgaagattATAATGCCCAATGA